The Candidatus Reconcilbacillus cellulovorans genome includes a region encoding these proteins:
- a CDS encoding chemotaxis protein CheW, giving the protein MGEELKVVVFRLGEQEYGVEVDHVKTIERMSPITRVPKTPPFVKGVVNNRGVVLPVIDLRERFGLPAAEYTDGTRIIVVQVGDLEVGMIVDSANDVRDVDSDRIEVPPEVVGGIRAKYLRGIARLDERLLVLLNLHEVLNKSEIIQLEQMEA; this is encoded by the coding sequence ATGGGAGAGGAATTGAAAGTGGTCGTGTTCAGGCTGGGCGAGCAGGAATACGGCGTCGAGGTCGATCATGTCAAGACGATCGAACGGATGAGTCCGATCACGCGTGTTCCGAAAACGCCGCCGTTCGTCAAAGGGGTCGTCAACAACCGCGGCGTCGTGCTGCCGGTGATTGACCTGAGGGAACGGTTCGGCCTTCCCGCGGCGGAGTATACCGACGGTACGCGCATCATCGTCGTGCAGGTCGGCGATCTGGAAGTCGGCATGATCGTCGATTCGGCTAACGATGTCCGCGACGTCGACAGTGACCGGATCGAAGTGCCGCCGGAAGTCGTCGGCGGCATCCGCGCGAAATATTTGCGCGGCATCGCGCGTCTGGACGAGCGGTTACTCGTGCTGCTGAATTTGCATGAAGTTTTGAACAAGAGCGAAATCATTCAGCTTGAGCAGATGGAGGCGTAA
- a CDS encoding CheY-P-specific phosphatase CheC, which produces MGGEWQFGEFHLDVLREVGNIGSGHAATALSQLLGKPINMLVPNVSVLPFEQVADFVGGAETVVVAVFLRVEGDVSGNLFFILDDKSARRMLGQLAGLSPSPERELSELEQSALMEIGNILAGSYLSSLADLTRLNMHPSVPGLAVDMAGAVLSYGLLQFGVMGDKALMIETQFLEDRVDLGGFCVFIPDPDCFERLFRALGVPTE; this is translated from the coding sequence GTGGGCGGGGAGTGGCAATTCGGCGAATTTCATCTGGACGTTCTGCGCGAAGTCGGCAACATCGGATCGGGTCATGCGGCGACGGCGCTGTCGCAGTTGCTGGGCAAGCCGATCAACATGCTCGTGCCCAACGTGTCGGTGTTGCCCTTCGAGCAGGTGGCCGATTTCGTCGGCGGCGCGGAAACGGTCGTAGTGGCGGTCTTCTTGCGCGTCGAAGGCGACGTGTCCGGCAATCTGTTTTTTATTCTCGACGACAAATCGGCCAGACGGATGCTCGGTCAGTTGGCCGGCCTGTCTCCGTCGCCGGAACGGGAACTGAGTGAACTCGAGCAGTCCGCATTGATGGAAATCGGCAACATTCTCGCAGGTTCCTATTTGTCGTCTCTTGCGGATCTGACGCGGCTGAACATGCATCCGAGCGTTCCGGGCCTTGCCGTCGACATGGCGGGAGCGGTTTTAAGTTACGGTCTTCTCCAGTTCGGCGTCATGGGCGACAAGGCGTTGATGATCGAGACGCAGTTTCTCGAGGACCGGGTTGATCTCGGGGGATTCTGTGTCTTCATTCCTGATCCGGACTGTTTTGAGAGGCTGTTCCGGGCTTTAGGAGTGCCGACGGAATGA
- a CDS encoding chemotaxis protein CheD, which translates to MTTDTIIKVGIADMNVGTGTSVLKTTGLGSCVGVTLYDPVKRIGGMAHIMLPSSEIARGPATNPAKYADTAIPTLLERMLEAGAVVRRLVAKLAGGAQMFAFQSASETMRIGMRNVETCKAILEKLEIPVCAEDTGGNYGRTIELYCETGILLVRSVQFGTKEL; encoded by the coding sequence ATGACGACGGACACGATCATCAAGGTCGGAATTGCCGATATGAACGTCGGCACGGGCACGAGCGTTCTGAAGACGACCGGTCTCGGCTCCTGCGTCGGCGTTACGCTTTACGATCCCGTCAAACGAATCGGCGGCATGGCGCACATCATGCTTCCGTCATCGGAAATCGCCCGTGGCCCGGCAACCAATCCGGCCAAATACGCCGACACCGCCATTCCGACGCTGCTCGAGCGTATGCTGGAGGCTGGAGCGGTCGTGCGCAGACTTGTCGCCAAGCTGGCCGGCGGTGCCCAGATGTTCGCTTTTCAGTCCGCAAGCGAGACGATGCGGATCGGCATGCGAAACGTCGAAACGTGCAAAGCGATTCTGGAGAAGCTGGAGATTCCCGTATGTGCGGAAGACACGGGAGGAAATTACGGGCGGACGATCGAATTGTATTGTGAGACGGGAATTCTTCTTGTTCGAAGCGTCCAATTCGGAACGAAGGAACTGTAG